In Triticum aestivum cultivar Chinese Spring chromosome 5B, IWGSC CS RefSeq v2.1, whole genome shotgun sequence, the following proteins share a genomic window:
- the LOC123115438 gene encoding uncharacterized protein, protein MAAAAAGLHQDVLARIFLLLSCIVDRVRASAVNKHWRRVSLQNPPPLPLLLRPSTAQTETYRIFGRFGDPRPSLSDEGRGLRFCGSAPGGWFVISAEPWRGHALLNLRTGERVALPERVRIPLEFGVIKCPMMIRAAVMSVAPPSGACFVAAITSSQTNLAFWRPGMDCWLSAPAVGPVVRNAEDITYHDGWFCAVESDDDLVCYKPEIAPAGDGASSLTIRHHAYNLHVHGRRRAPGEIVSRYLLPSASGADLLMVKRFIAPARGGTCLFQVFRLQEGLPAFWRLYQIRGQVLFVGRACSKAFFTGHARSLGYIYFLDDVYTGGPHSVAQQNEYPCADAGGWRYSVPDEIQRCLPWSPPSDTSPCIWYHH, encoded by the coding sequence atggcggcggcggcggcgggcctccACCAAGACGTTCTCGCCCGTATCTTCCTCCTCTTGTCTTGCATCGTGGACCGCGTCAGGGCGTCCGCGGTCAACAAGCACTGGCGGCGGGTCTCGCTGCAGAATCCGCCCCCGCTGCCACTCCTCCTAAGGCCGTCCACGGCCCAGACCGAGACCTACCGGATCTTTGGCCGCTTCGGCGATCCGCGCCCGTCCCTCTCCGACGAGGGCCGCGGGCTGCGTTTCTGCGGGTCGGCTCCGGGCGGCTGGTTCGTGATCTCAGCCGAGCCCTGGCGCGGCCACGCGCTCCTGAATCTCCGCACCGGCGAGCGCGTCGCCCTGCCGGAGAGGGTGCGCATCCCGCTCGAGTTCGGCGTCATCAAGTGCCCCATGATGATCCGCGCAGCCGTCATGTccgtggcgccgccgtctggcGCCTGCTTCGTCGCCGCCATCACTTCCAGCCAGACAAACCTGGCGTTCTGGCGGCCGGGCATGGATTGCTGGTTGTCCGCGCCGGCTGTAGGACCGGTTGTGCGCAACGCCGAAGACATCACTTACCACGACGGATGGTTCTGCGCCGTCGAATCGGATGATGACCTCGTCTGCTACAAGCCGGAAATCGCCCCTGCTGGAGATGGCGCCTCTTCGCTTACCATTCGACATCACGCCTACAATCTCCATGTCCATGGTCGCCGGAGGGCACCCGGGGAGATCGTCTCCCGCTACCTCCTGCCCTCCGCTTCCGGCGCCGATCTGCTGATGGTGAAAAGGTTCATCGCGCCGGCGAGAGGCGGCACCTGCCTGTTCCAGGTCTTCAGGTTGCAGGAGGGACTGCCCGCTTTCTGGCGCCTGTACCAGATCCGCGGGCAGGTGCTCTTCGTCGGCCGGGCCTGCTCCAAGGCCTTCTTCACGGGGCACGCCCGCAGCCTGGGCTATATCTACTTCCTCGACGACGTCTACACTGGTGGTCCGCACAGTGTCGCCCAGCAGAACGAGTATCCCTGCGCCGACGCCGGCGGGTGGCGTTACTCAGTCCCCGACGAGATCCAGCGCTGCCTGCCATGGTCGCCCCCCTCGGACACCTCGCCGTGCATCTGGTACCACCATTAA